One genomic segment of Pseudomonas fortuita includes these proteins:
- a CDS encoding MFS transporter: protein MSDSAPQLLRHHRPFLAFWLARVFTASGFQMLTVAIGWHLYQLTGNVLDLGLVGLVEFAPRVLFMLHTGHVADRYDRRKVAALCQSLQGLIALALAVGSATDNVTRELIFALAFLLGATRSFEMPATQALLPNVVPPGLFPRAVAASASATQSATIVAPAVGGFLYAFGSLWVYGPTVALYAIACVLTLSLQARGQVVQRGRASIESLLAGIRFIRSRPDILGAISLDLFAVLLGGATALLPVFAKDILLTGPLGLGLLRSAPAVGALCMSLWLARFPFERNVGRTMFTAVGVFGVATIAFGLSTSFWFSLAVLVVLGAADMISMVIRSSFVQLETPDEMRGRVSAVNGLFIGASNQLGEFESGVTAHWFGTVPAVVMGGVGTLVVTGVWIKMFPTLAKRDRLHNG from the coding sequence ATGTCCGATTCCGCACCGCAGTTGTTGCGTCACCACCGTCCCTTCCTGGCCTTCTGGCTGGCCCGTGTATTCACCGCCAGCGGCTTTCAGATGCTCACCGTGGCCATTGGTTGGCACCTCTACCAGTTGACCGGCAATGTGCTGGACCTGGGGCTGGTCGGCCTGGTCGAGTTCGCCCCGCGTGTGCTGTTCATGCTGCACACCGGGCATGTGGCTGACCGCTATGACCGGCGCAAGGTCGCTGCCCTGTGCCAGAGCCTGCAGGGGCTGATTGCCCTGGCACTGGCCGTAGGCAGCGCCACCGACAACGTCACCCGCGAGTTGATCTTCGCCCTCGCCTTCCTGCTCGGCGCCACGCGCTCGTTCGAAATGCCGGCAACCCAGGCGCTGTTACCCAACGTGGTGCCGCCCGGCCTGTTCCCTCGGGCAGTAGCAGCGTCGGCGTCGGCGACCCAGTCGGCAACCATCGTGGCGCCGGCGGTGGGCGGCTTCCTGTATGCCTTTGGCAGCCTCTGGGTGTATGGCCCCACCGTGGCCCTGTACGCCATCGCCTGCGTGCTCACCCTGAGCCTGCAGGCACGCGGCCAGGTCGTGCAGCGCGGGCGCGCCAGCATCGAATCACTGCTGGCCGGCATCCGCTTCATCCGCAGCCGGCCCGATATTCTCGGCGCCATTTCGCTGGACCTGTTCGCTGTATTGCTGGGTGGGGCCACCGCGCTGCTGCCGGTGTTCGCCAAGGACATCCTGTTGACCGGCCCGCTGGGCCTGGGCCTGCTGCGCTCGGCACCGGCGGTGGGGGCGTTGTGCATGTCGCTGTGGCTGGCACGCTTCCCGTTCGAGCGCAACGTCGGGCGGACCATGTTTACCGCTGTCGGCGTGTTCGGCGTGGCCACCATCGCCTTCGGCCTGTCGACCTCGTTCTGGTTCTCGCTGGCGGTACTGGTGGTGCTAGGCGCGGCGGACATGATCAGCATGGTCATTCGCAGTTCGTTCGTGCAGCTGGAGACACCAGATGAAATGCGTGGCCGGGTAAGCGCGGTGAACGGGTTGTTCATTGGTGCCTCGAACCAGCTCGGCGAGTTCGAATCCGGGGTGACGGCGCACTGGTTTGGCACAGTGCCGGCAGTGGTGATGGGCGGGGTGGGCACGCTGGTGGTGACCGGGGTGTGGATTAAAATGTTCCCGACACTGGCCAAGCGGGACCGGTTGCATAACGGTTGA
- a CDS encoding NCS2 family permease, which translates to MLERLFQLKAHNTNVRTEILAGVTTFLAMAYILFVNPSILGETGMDKGAIFVATCLAAAIGSTTMGLIANYPIALAPGMGLNAFFTYTVVLHMGHTWQVALGAVFLSAVMFFLLSIFRIREWIVNSIPLPLRSAIAAGIGLFLALIALHNAGIVVDNPATLVGMGDLKQPSVILATLGFFLIVGLESLKVRGAVLIGILAVTVASIAMGVTPFGGVVSMPPSLAPTFLQLDIAGALDVGLISVIFAFLFVDLFDNSGTLIAVAKRAGLMGKDGHMPKMGRALIADSTAAMAGSLLGTSTTTSYIESAAGVSAGGRTGLTAIVVAVLFLLALFFAPLAGSVPAFATAPALLFVAVLMASGLAEINWDDVTEAAPVVVTALAMPLTYSIANGIAFGFISWTAVKLISGRHRDLNPALVILSILFVIKLGWFNA; encoded by the coding sequence ATGCTGGAAAGGCTGTTTCAACTAAAAGCACACAACACCAACGTGCGCACCGAGATTCTCGCGGGCGTCACCACCTTCCTGGCGATGGCCTACATCCTGTTCGTCAACCCGAGCATCCTCGGCGAGACCGGCATGGACAAGGGCGCGATCTTCGTCGCCACCTGCCTGGCAGCGGCCATCGGCTCCACCACCATGGGCCTGATTGCCAACTACCCGATCGCCCTGGCGCCGGGCATGGGCCTGAACGCGTTCTTCACCTACACCGTGGTGCTGCACATGGGCCACACCTGGCAAGTCGCGCTGGGCGCGGTGTTCCTGTCGGCGGTGATGTTCTTCCTGCTGTCGATCTTCCGCATCCGCGAGTGGATCGTTAACAGCATCCCGCTGCCGCTGCGCTCGGCCATCGCTGCTGGTATTGGTTTGTTCCTGGCGCTGATCGCCTTGCATAACGCGGGCATCGTCGTCGATAACCCAGCCACCTTGGTGGGCATGGGCGACCTCAAGCAGCCCTCGGTGATTCTTGCCACGCTGGGCTTCTTCCTGATCGTCGGCCTTGAGTCGCTGAAAGTGCGCGGCGCGGTGTTGATCGGCATCCTGGCCGTCACCGTCGCGTCGATCGCAATGGGTGTGACGCCGTTCGGCGGGGTCGTGTCGATGCCCCCTTCGCTGGCACCCACCTTCCTGCAGCTGGACATCGCCGGTGCCCTCGATGTGGGCCTGATCAGCGTGATCTTCGCGTTCCTGTTCGTTGACCTGTTCGACAACTCCGGCACCCTGATCGCCGTGGCCAAGCGCGCCGGCCTGATGGGCAAGGACGGCCACATGCCGAAGATGGGCCGCGCCCTGATCGCCGACAGCACCGCCGCCATGGCCGGTTCCCTGCTGGGGACCTCGACCACCACCAGCTATATCGAGTCCGCTGCGGGCGTGAGCGCCGGTGGCCGCACCGGCCTGACCGCCATCGTGGTTGCCGTGCTGTTCCTGCTGGCGTTGTTCTTCGCTCCGCTGGCCGGTAGCGTGCCGGCGTTCGCCACCGCACCGGCGCTGCTGTTCGTCGCGGTGCTGATGGCCTCGGGCCTGGCAGAAATAAACTGGGACGACGTCACCGAAGCCGCGCCGGTGGTAGTGACCGCCCTGGCCATGCCGCTGACCTACTCGATCGCCAACGGTATCGCCTTCGGCTTCATCTCCTGGACCGCCGTCAAGCTGATCTCCGGCCGCCACCGCGACCTGAATCCGGCCTTGGTGATCCTTTCCATCCTGTTCGTCATCAAGCTGGGCTGGTTCAACGCATGA
- the trmA gene encoding tRNA (uridine(54)-C5)-methyltransferase TrmA — translation MSAAFDPSSYATQLDAKVARLRELLAPFGAPEPAVFDSPREHYRLRAEFRLWREDGQRHYAMFAPGDKHKAILIDDFPIASERINALMPRLKAAWQASEELGNRLFQVEFLTTLAGDAMITMCYHRPLDEAWEAQARQLAEALGVSVIGRSKGKRLVIGRDHAVEKLYVAGRVFSYRQPEGAFTQPNGAVNQKMLSWAYEAIGERQDDLLELYCGNGNFTLPLATRVRQVLATEISKTSVNAALSNLEENAVDNVRLVRLSAEELTQALNEVRPFRRLEGIDLKSYAFGTVFVDPPRAGMDPDTCELTRRFERILYISCNPETLAANIAQLQDTHRIERCALFDQFPYTHHMESGVLLVRR, via the coding sequence ATGAGTGCTGCTTTCGACCCCTCCTCCTACGCCACCCAGCTGGACGCCAAGGTGGCCCGGCTACGCGAGCTGCTGGCGCCCTTCGGTGCGCCGGAACCCGCAGTTTTCGACTCGCCGCGCGAGCACTACCGCCTGCGCGCCGAGTTCCGCCTGTGGCGCGAGGACGGCCAGCGCCACTACGCCATGTTCGCCCCGGGCGACAAGCACAAGGCGATTCTGATCGACGATTTCCCCATTGCCAGCGAGCGCATCAATGCACTGATGCCGCGCCTGAAGGCGGCTTGGCAAGCCAGTGAGGAACTGGGCAATCGCCTGTTCCAGGTGGAGTTCCTCACCACCCTGGCCGGCGATGCGATGATCACGATGTGTTACCACCGCCCGCTGGACGAGGCCTGGGAAGCGCAAGCGCGGCAACTGGCCGAAGCGCTGGGTGTGAGCGTGATTGGGCGCTCCAAGGGCAAGCGCCTGGTGATCGGCCGCGACCACGCGGTGGAAAAACTCTACGTGGCCGGCCGTGTGTTCAGCTATCGCCAGCCGGAAGGTGCGTTCACCCAGCCCAACGGCGCGGTGAACCAGAAAATGCTGAGCTGGGCCTACGAGGCCATTGGCGAGCGCCAGGACGATTTGCTGGAACTGTACTGCGGCAACGGCAACTTCACCCTGCCACTGGCCACCCGCGTGCGTCAGGTCCTGGCGACCGAAATCAGCAAGACCTCGGTCAATGCTGCGCTCAGCAACCTCGAAGAGAACGCTGTGGATAACGTGCGACTGGTGCGTTTGTCGGCAGAAGAGCTGACCCAGGCGCTGAATGAGGTGCGGCCGTTCCGTCGTCTGGAAGGCATCGACCTGAAGAGCTACGCGTTCGGTACGGTGTTCGTCGACCCGCCGCGGGCAGGGATGGACCCGGACACCTGCGAGCTGACCCGGCGTTTCGAGCGGATTCTGTACATCTCGTGCAACCCGGAAACCCTGGCGGCGAACATCGCCCAGTTGCAGGACACCCACCGCATCGAGCGCTGTGCGCTGTTTGACCAGTTCCCCTATACCCACCACATGGAGAGTGGGGTGTTGCTGGTTCGGCGTTAA
- the pcaG gene encoding protocatechuate 3,4-dioxygenase subunit alpha, whose product MPIELLPETPSQTAGPYVHIGLALEAAGNPTRDQEIWNRLAKPDAPGEHILLLGQVYDGNGHLVRDSFLEVWQADANGEYQDAYNLENAFNSFGRTATTFDAGEWTLHTVKPGVVNNAAGVPMAPHINISLFARGINIHLHTRLYFDDEAQANAKCPVLNLIEQPQRRETLIAKRCEVDGKTAYRFDIRIQGEGETVFFDF is encoded by the coding sequence ATGCCAATCGAACTGCTGCCGGAAACCCCTTCGCAGACCGCCGGCCCCTACGTGCACATCGGCCTGGCCCTGGAAGCGGCCGGCAACCCGACCCGCGATCAGGAAATCTGGAACCGCCTGGCCAAGCCGGACGCGCCAGGCGAGCACATTCTGCTGCTCGGCCAGGTGTATGACGGTAACGGCCATCTGGTGCGCGACTCGTTCCTGGAAGTGTGGCAGGCCGACGCCAATGGCGAGTATCAGGATGCCTACAACCTGGAGAACGCCTTCAACAGCTTCGGCCGCACCGCCACCACCTTCGATGCTGGCGAGTGGACGCTGCACACGGTCAAGCCGGGTGTGGTGAACAATGCTGCTGGCGTGCCGATGGCGCCGCACATCAACATCAGCCTGTTTGCCCGTGGCATCAACATCCACCTGCACACGCGCCTGTACTTCGATGATGAAGCCCAAGCCAACGCCAAGTGCCCGGTGCTCAACCTGATCGAGCAGCCGCAGCGGCGTGAAACCTTGATTGCCAAGCGTTGCGAAGTGGATGGGAAAACGGCGTATCGTTTCGATATCCGTATTCAGGGGGAAGGCGAGACCGTCTTCTTCGACTTCTGA
- the pcaH gene encoding protocatechuate 3,4-dioxygenase subunit beta, producing the protein MPAQDNSRFVIRDRNWHPKALTPDYKTSIARSPRQALVSIPQSISETTGPNFSHLGFGAHDHDLLLNFNNGGLPIGERIIVAGRVVDQYGKPVPNTLVEMWQANAGGRYRHKNDRYLAPLDPNFGGVGRCLADSDGYYSFRTIKPGPYPWRNGPNDWRPAHIHFGISGPSIATKLITQLYFEGDPLIPMCPIVKSIANPEAVQQLIAKLDMSNANPMDCLAYRFDIVLRGQRKTHFENC; encoded by the coding sequence ATGCCCGCCCAGGACAACAGCCGCTTCGTGATCCGTGATCGCAACTGGCACCCCAAAGCCCTTACGCCTGACTACAAAACGTCCATTGCCCGCTCGCCGCGCCAGGCACTGGTCAGCATTCCACAGTCGATCAGCGAAACCACTGGTCCGAACTTTTCCCACCTGGGCTTCGGCGCCCACGACCATGACCTGCTGCTGAACTTCAACAACGGTGGCCTGCCAATCGGCGAGCGCATCATCGTGGCCGGCCGCGTCGTCGACCAGTACGGCAAGCCTGTGCCGAACACCCTGGTGGAGATGTGGCAAGCCAACGCCGGTGGCCGCTACCGGCACAAGAACGACCGTTACCTGGCACCGCTGGACCCGAACTTTGGTGGTGTCGGCCGTTGCCTGGCCGACAGCGACGGCTACTACAGCTTCCGCACCATCAAGCCGGGCCCGTACCCATGGCGCAACGGCCCGAACGACTGGCGCCCGGCGCACATCCACTTCGGCATCAGCGGCCCGTCGATTGCGACCAAGCTGATCACCCAGTTGTATTTCGAGGGTGACCCGCTGATCCCGATGTGCCCGATCGTCAAGTCGATCGCCAACCCTGAAGCTGTACAGCAGTTGATCGCCAAGCTCGACATGAGCAACGCCAACCCGATGGACTGCCTGGCCTACCGCTTTGACATCGTGCTGCGCGGCCAGCGCAAGACCCACTTCGAAAACTGCTGA
- the ypfJ gene encoding KPN_02809 family neutral zinc metallopeptidase, whose translation MEWRKGRRSDNVVDARGEGGGGGGMRFGGGKGLGLGAILLIVGIGWLTGQDPLQILGQLTGQMAQQQQQTAPSGAGGKAPPANDQQAEFVASVLGDTEDTWKALFAEAGKQYRDPKLVLFSGQVNSACGFASAAVGPFYCPADQRVYLDMSFFREMETRFAAAGDFAQAYVIAHEIGHHVQTLLGVSAKVDAARRNGQRMEGDNGLLVRQELQADCLAGVWAYQAQKRLNWLEPGDVEEALNAANAIGDDRLQQQGRGRVVPDSFTHGTSAQRVRWFKAGFAQGEVNSCDTFSARSL comes from the coding sequence ATGGAATGGCGAAAAGGCCGACGCAGCGACAACGTGGTCGATGCCCGGGGCGAAGGTGGCGGTGGCGGCGGCATGCGCTTCGGCGGCGGCAAGGGGCTGGGGCTCGGCGCAATTCTGCTGATCGTCGGCATCGGCTGGCTCACCGGGCAAGACCCCTTGCAGATTCTTGGCCAGCTCACCGGCCAGATGGCGCAGCAGCAACAGCAGACAGCGCCCAGTGGTGCGGGCGGCAAGGCGCCACCGGCCAACGACCAGCAAGCCGAGTTCGTTGCCTCGGTCCTGGGCGACACCGAAGACACCTGGAAAGCGCTGTTTGCCGAAGCCGGCAAACAATACCGTGACCCCAAGCTGGTGCTGTTCAGTGGCCAGGTCAATTCGGCCTGCGGCTTTGCCTCGGCGGCCGTGGGGCCCTTTTACTGCCCGGCAGACCAGCGGGTTTATCTGGACATGTCGTTCTTCCGTGAAATGGAAACCCGCTTCGCTGCGGCCGGCGACTTCGCCCAAGCCTACGTGATTGCCCACGAAATCGGCCACCATGTGCAGACCCTGCTGGGCGTTTCGGCCAAGGTCGACGCCGCCCGCCGCAACGGCCAGCGCATGGAGGGCGACAACGGGCTGCTGGTACGCCAGGAGCTGCAAGCCGACTGCCTGGCCGGCGTATGGGCCTACCAGGCGCAAAAACGCCTGAACTGGCTGGAGCCGGGCGACGTCGAGGAAGCGCTGAACGCGGCCAACGCCATTGGCGATGACCGCCTGCAACAGCAAGGCCGCGGCCGCGTGGTACCGGACTCCTTCACCCATGGCACCTCGGCGCAGCGAGTGCGCTGGTTCAAGGCCGGGTTTGCGCAAGGTGAGGTGAACAGCTGCGATACCTTCAGCGCGCGCAGCCTCTGA